The genomic DNA AATTTATCTGAAATTGGCATATTGTATTTGATATCATGTCAAGAAATATCCCACTCAAAACAgattatatatatgttttttgtgTGCATGATAAAAAGAGAAATCTGTGCCTTTGGTTATGCCTATTTTTTTCAAGTTTGCCATTAGATTTTCTAACCAAATCTCATCAAAAACATTCTTTTATAATTGTAGAATATTGTAATTCATGAGAACAAGCAGCCTCTTTGATTCCATGAAAATCCCATCCTCCCAAAGAATCATAATATGTTTTCCATCTCACATTCCATTACAGTCAAAATAAGATTAGAGACTGAACTTGTTCCGATCTTCTCCATATATGAAGGAGGAGCAGAGCTGTCAAAAGACTAGAAAAACAAAATGCTTGTTCTAAAATGGTTAGTCAGTCTGATTTCGGTTTTCGTATCAAGGACTTCTCTCTCTACCCCTCCCCTCCGCCCTCCTGTCCTCCTGCCCCCCTCCTCTCCCCCTGCCCCCCTCCAATCATCTTCACCAGTCCAatctctccttctctattctTAAGAAACCTTTTCTATTAGAACACCCTTTTCACTTAATTTTCATGAATAAAGAGAAAATGATAGATACTTTGACCTCtccatctctttcctagatcttATGGTCTTATGTTTCACATATGAAATATCTCATTATATCTCTCATCAGAGCATAGaaagagaattgcatgagaataTGGAAGGTATAGTTAGGAAAGTTTTTATTTCTCATGACTGTTTGGATTTTAGATTTTActgattttttctattttaaattgataaatagaatttatattatcattcaacacatttctttctttttttattatttttatactgGGCATGCATCGCATGTTCCTGTAGACAAGTGTTTGTGAGTGTCTGTGTATTGGAAGATCATTGTCAGAGAGAGTAGAGCTACATTCTTCATGGTAGGATCAAGGCTTTCAATTTTGCTGGTGCAAAATATTTGATGGAACAAAGAAAGTTTATCATTCTATTGATAATGCTGCAAGGTTTTGATATGTTTGTGTTACTGTCATAGCATTGCATTACTTGATTTGATATactcaattttctttttccaaccTGTTAGCTACTGAATGGACCTGTTCAAGCTTTCAATGGTTCTGAAGTCATAACAATGATTCTAAATGAATGATTCCATAGCCTAGGAGTGGTGCCCTCCAGCTCCCACTAACCCCCACCCCAAacaccccctccccccccccccttctcttccttctgaggggaaagaagaaaacctttaaaagaaagagaacattctcattcttcttttgtttctggTCATATAATTTACTCTCTTCGAGACACATCATCTGCATAAGCAATATTTTTTTCAACTCATAAATGGATTCTGATCATTGCAATAGATACTAGGGATCAGGATTTCATCACGATTTAtcgaaatatatttttaaataaaatattctagATTAGTAAATCTCCTGAGATGTTATCTGCTACATGGTTAGAGAATTATAGCAGTTTGACAGATCAATTACAATATGAGACAGATAAACACTACGAGCATATCAGTGCCTTTGAATTATCATGAGCTGAAAAATATTGTAGAATTCCTGATTACATGAATTTGTGCCCTGTTGTATTTTCATCTTAGTATTTGATTTGGTGGATTTTTAGCTTTGTACATGCTGACCCCATTTAGATGGGAGAAGATGATTTGGTTATGGTAGAAATCTTGTCCAAGGGAATTATTCACTTGAGAAATTCTTTAAATACCAATTATTTTCTACAtatttaggatttcaaattattaatCCGTAAACTTTTAAGGATCATTAGctgattaataaaaataactcgagaataaaaacataaaaagtaGTCTATAGCTCCCATGCAAAAATTATTCTATTCATAGTTTTTTGTCTTGGGGTTAAGCAGGTACCTGGTCTTAGGAAAATTAATTTCAGAAGATGCTACAAGGAGTTGGTCCAGTTGGTTGGTAGCACTTGATATGGCCAATGTTCTAACTTGGTTGTGTCGAATGACACACTTCACAGGCCACTCAAAAGATTGTTATTCATGAACTAGAGTACCTTTACGAAAATTAAAAGTTATAACTGTGATTCAATATTAAATCGTTAGCTTTTGCCATCTGGAGATCATGGTGGAAAGCTCAAGCCGTCGCCTTATCTCACCATTTgtctttatatattatattagaaAGGCGACTGAACATTGCTTCACTGTAAGGAAGATTAGTGTCTGAATCATTCAGCATGAATGTGCTTTTCTAGGATTAACCTGATGTAATTGGATCATCAGTTAGAACATATATTTAGTAATAGTGAACATGGATTAGTGGTGGCTGAGTGTCTCGTGCTACTGATAGAATGTTTTACAGACATATTTAACCATGTATACATGATCTATGCTATATTGGTTTATATTCTGTTAACATTTCTGATCAATGTATCCAGGTTGAAGTGACTGATGCAGCTCTTCTTGCTCTGATAGAAAATTATTGCCGAGAGGCAGGTGTTCGGAATCTTCAAAAGCAAATTGAGAAGATATACCGCAAGGTTTGTGACACAGTTGTTAGAACTTCAGAAAAGAAGTATCAGtttttaaatctaaatattcgtaattttattatttattttcaaaGTAATTGTTTTGCTAGCAAATCCCAACCATAACTGTTGAGCATTGGGTTGCCTCTGATGACGAGCCACAATGTTATCGGTATGCTTTCTTCAGAAAAATTAGTAATGACTTTGAACTTCAAACGGCACCGTATACAATCTGAAATGCATCATGAGAACACAAGATGCTTGTTACTAGGTGatattttgatttagttctGGTTTGAATGCGTGCATGAACATAACAAGCTAGTTATGATGTTTTGACCAAAGTGTCTAGCTGGTTGTCCCTATCAATGAAAAACCCAATTGCCTCGATTTTTTGTAACTAGTTTGCATATTGCTTATGCAAGACATTTGGGTATTTGGGTCATCTCACAAATAGGTATACTTGTCGGATGTGCTAGTTGGAGAATTATGGGAAGGATTAAAGAAACAATTAGAAATGTTAAATTATTGACCTGCTAGTTTTggctttctgaaatttttattttaacagGATATTTGAATTGGTGGTTTTTCACTTGTAGCTTTCCAAATTGTTTATGTTTTTCTATTAAACAAATGTTTTCCTTTACAAATTATTGCTTCAATTAATGCATCTTCTGGTGTAGTTGTACTTAATTGAAGTTTATTTTGTCATAGGCTTTACACCCCTTTGAGAGATGTTGGAAGTCAATATTTCTGTAATCAAAAGCTTTTCTGTGAAAGTCTCCCCTTTTAGCAGTGATTAATCTGAATGTTTTCTGGCCATTAAATATGCAGAAGCACTAGTTTCATAAGCATACATGCATTTCTATTACTATCATCTATGAATTCTCAGTCATTCCCTTCATTTGCATTTTTATGACCATTGATgtatattagatatttaaatttgcatcttttcctatcaatgaaataaatattttgatttcAGAAAACCTTGAATATTTTTCCTATTCATGACCGATTTTATTCTTATGCTTTAATATAGATAGCTCTGCAACTTGTCCGTCAAGGGGTGACAAATGAGCAATCTCTAAAAGTCAGCCTTCAGCAAGGAGCCAAACAGCTTAGAGAGAAATCTACTGAAGAGCCTACTCAAATTGCAGATGATGGTCCAGGGGGGAAGAAACTGGAGGATGGGAACTCACACGAAAGGGCTACAACAACTACCTTAACAGAATCTGAACAAGCAATTGAAGTCTCGTTACATGAACAGCCTAATGGAACTGCCACAGAAGAATCAGAAGCAACTTCTCATGAGCATCTTGTTGAACAGTTGGAGGCTGACAAAGTGCAGCCAACTCTCTTATCATCAGACGGTAttgcaacaacagaccaacccGTTGATTCAAAGGTATTCTGAGAAGCTAAGTGACTAAAACATGCATTTTATTGTAGTGTAAGAATTGGTTTAACATTGACACCTACTAGTGATTTTTCTTACAAGTCCTATgtgtaaactttttttttcacatTAGTGGAAGGATCAGTCAGACGATAGAAATTACTTTAATGTAGTATGCATATATGTTAACATATGCATATTTATGCACCGTATATTCATTGTGTCATGTATTAATTGATTGATTTCTCTATTTACAGGTCAATATAAAAACAAGTGATGTAAAGGATGTGAAAGTTGATAATGTGATTGAAAAGGTCATAGTTGATGTCTCAAACCTGGCTGATTTTGTGGGCAAACCAGTATTCCATGCCGAACGTATATATGATCAGACTCCAGTAGGAGTTGTCATGGGTCTTGCTTGGACTGCAATGGGTGGTTCAACATTGTATGTTGAGACCGCCCTAGTGGAGCAAGGAGAAGGGAAAGGTGCACTTCTATTGACGGGTCAGCTCGGAGACGTCATGAAGGAGAGTGCGCAAATAGCTCATACCGTAGCCAGAGCAATATTGCTTCAGAAAGAACCAGACAATCCATTTTTTGCAGACTCCAAGCTCCATTTGCATGTGCCGGCTGGTGCTACCCCAAGGATGGACCAAGTGCAGGGTGCACCATGATAACCTCAATGTTGTCTCTTGCCATGAAAAAGCATGTTAAAAAAGAACTTGCAATGACTGGTGAAGTAACATTGACAGGACGGATTCTCCCAATTGGTGGGGTATGTTATCTCTGTGACATAATCTTTATTCATCATTGTGACCGACCATAATAATCGAAAGTTCATAGTT from Phoenix dactylifera cultivar Barhee BC4 unplaced genomic scaffold, palm_55x_up_171113_PBpolish2nd_filt_p 001566F, whole genome shotgun sequence includes the following:
- the LOC120108814 gene encoding lon protease homolog, mitochondrial-like — protein: MLSIALQLVRQGVTNEQSLKVSLQQGAKQLREKSTEEPTQIADDGPGGKKLEDGNSHERATTTTLTESEQAIEVSLHEQPNGTATEESEATSHEHLVEQLEADKVQPTLLSSDGIATTDQPVDSKVNIKTSDVKDVKVDNVIEKVIVDVSNLADFVGKPVFHAERIYDQTPVGVVMGLAWTAMGGSTLYVETALVEQGEGKGALLLTGQLGDVMKESAQIAHTVARAILLQKEPDNPFFADSKLHLHVPAGATPRMDQVQGAP